A segment of the Malaclemys terrapin pileata isolate rMalTer1 chromosome 1, rMalTer1.hap1, whole genome shotgun sequence genome:
ACCACTatctgagagtatgtctacactgcaatcggcGGTATGATTGCAGTGTGCATAGGGATACCTGAACTCTAGCTAGCTTGGATACCAGAGCAGCAAAGCCATAGTCGCATGGACTGAACAAGCCTACCAAGAACCCTGGTTAATTACTTggatggctagcccatgctgatgTCTGTTCTACCTcagcttcactgctccagtaccCAGTCTAGCTAGATTCAAGCTAGCCTGggtatgtctacttgagctgcAATCATGCTGCAGTGTAGAGATCAGTacgatactgaactagatggaccttgggtttgatcgagtctggcaattcctatgtttttttttccccatcccaccTTTGCACCTCATGGGTTCCCTGCCTCTGTTCACAGACTCTTTCAGGTTCACCCCGAGACCCAGGAACGCTTTGCCAAGTTCAAAAACCTGAAGACAATCGATGAGCTGAAGAGCTCCGAAGAAGTGAAGAAGCACGGCACCACCGTCCTTACCGCCCTGGGCAGAATCCTGAAGCTGAAGAACAATCATGAACCGGAGCTGAAGCCGCTGGCAGAGAGCCATGCCACCAAGCATAAAATCCCTGTCAAGTACTTGGAGGTATGGGAGTTGGAGCGGGTTCCTTGGGTGAGAGGGGGTTCAGTGTGTGTAGAGAATATGGGCTTGAGTGGGAGGGTGGGTTGCACCTCTGTTCACTGATGTCTAGTTGGACTTGTATGAGCTCTGTATGATGTAGGAGACCACTGTAATATTGGGAGGCTCAGCTCCTGGTATGTGAGTCCCCGTGTTTACATTGCTCACATGCAACCCTtaacaataacaaaccagtgggTGTAGCACCAGCACCCGTGGGAAACCAGATCATATTAGAATCTAGTGAGTGACAGCACCCAAGGGACttctttgtattacagcagcacctggaGGCCCCAGTGAAGATCGGGGACCTATTgcgctaggcactatacaaatgcAGAGGGAGAGTTTACAGTGTAAatggacaaggcagacaaaggatgggaggggaagtgactttcccaggaTCATGACAGatccaggactagaacccaggtgtctcccaagtcccagcctAGTGCTCTATAGGCCACAATGCCTCTTGAATGGCTGAGGGAAGGACTACTGAATTCAGTCCTAGGACTTGTCTATGCAAACACTTAATTTGTGGCCAGCTGGAGCATAAATCTATCTTGCCGTAGCTTGCCACGCACTAAGTGCCTGTAGGCACCCTGCTGCCATGCACCAAAAGctccctagtgcactttgatctactcccatttcaaagcggggtagatcaaagcacactaaggAACATTTAGTGTGCAGCAACTGGGCCCACATGGACACTCAGTGCACAGCAGGatagtgcagggtagatttacacctcCGCTTGCTGCAAGCtaagtgtttgtgtagacaaCCCCTAAGATGTCATTTCCACTATCTGCAAACAAttttttactttgcatttactgAAAGGTCCCTACTGTGAGTGACGCTTACTtgtcccttttccttccctccccccccccacctctccttcttGACAGTTCATTTGTGAAATCATTGTCAAGGTCATTGCTGAGAAACATCCCTCGGACTTTGGGGCCGATTCCCAGGCTGCGATGAGGAAGGCCCTGGAGCTGTTCCGAAATGACATGGCCAGCAAGTACAAGGAGTTCGGTTTCCAGGGCTAGCGTGCACACGAGGTGACACCTCCATGGAGgcccagcagtgcatcttagaaTAGCTTCCTAAGCCCCGGTTTGGGTGCCTCTTAAGTGACCATCCAAAAAGCGAGGGGGCGCTTTTGATTAGAGCAGCGTTCAATCTCTCACCAAAGAGAGGCGCTCACAGTGATATCTGGCTTCACCTAGAGGAGAAATAATCTGTTTTCTtagcaaaataatgtatttgttcATTAAGGAATGACCTGAGACCTTCTCCCCTGAGCTCGGCCTCAAAGACCCTATCTCATAGCAGAGCCAGCGAGTAGGAGAATGTTTAGGAATAGATGCCTGAgaatgtgtgtgggagagagaaactGGGCTTGAACTGAGAACTCTCCTGCCCGCTGCTAGAATTGACACCACAGCTGGACCCTGATGGACAGACTTGGCCAAGGTCTCCAAAAGGAACTTGGGGTTTTAGGTGCCCCACCGGAGATGCCATAAAGTGGCCTGATTGTCAGGAAGTGCTGagctcctgccctctgaaaatcaggtctccgTAAGGTGTCAAAGTCACTAGTTTGGAAGAACTTAGCAGCCTCACATGAGCCACCAAAGGAGTGAATGAGCTGTGGGGAACGTCCCACTTCCCCCTAAGGGGGGGTGACAGTCTCTCAAGAGCAGGGATGAGACATGTTAGCAGGTTGCAGTGGGGAGCTTGCAATGGTATTATGCCAATTCTGGGGATGAGCACAGCCCTTCAGCCTCTGGGGACTGGCAAGTGTGTCGCTAGTTGGTAAACTCTCATTAGCCAAAACTCTCAAGAGAAAGTGTAGGACTCCCTTGatccccagcagctgctgctacgCATTTGAATTTCCATCGCATTGGGTGGTGAATAGTGTGTTTCACAGTAAATAAATATGCTTGCTGTACCGGAGTCTGTGTCTGCTTCTTACTTTTGAGAAGTGCCTAGGTGAGAAGCATGGGAGGTGGAAAAAGGAGAGTGTAGCAAACATCCAGCATTTCCTCTCTGTGACCATCACAGGACGCTGCCCCTGTGGTACCACTCAACGTCTTGAGATGCACTTGGAGTCTGTATGGTATAGCAGAAATCAGGCTGCCCTATGGAGGAATAAAAGGCCCTTATATCTGTGTATGTGGGAAGACATCCTCAACTCCATCATTGCTCAAATACCAGCACAGATTCACAGGCTCATTGGCCTTTAAAACTCCACTTCAGCTGAATTCTGGGTCCCTGACTGCGCTGTGTGGTTTCCTTGACCAAACTCTGTggcccctgctgggctggggattCTCCTTGGCCCAGCATGGTTTCTTCCTTTCACAGATGCTTGGTTGGTGCTGCTTCTGCAGGGAACTGAGGGTGACACTGTACTCTATTTTCTAACGGCAGCACGTTTCTTGTGTAAACTGAAACATGGCAACAAAAGAAATGCAACTCCTAGTTCAAGAGGGCGATAGAGGGATGTAGCTGGCAGGCAAATGGTTAAAACCTGCAATGGAGGAAGGATAGGCCAGTGGTTAGCCTAAGACTTCGAAGACCCCAGTGCAATtatctgctctgccacagacttcctgtgtgaccttgggcaagtcacttagttttgcTATGTCTTGGGATAGTAGtgtttccctacctcacagagctgttgtgaggataaatacattgaagatagCGAGGGGCTCAGTATGATAGTAATAGGGGCTCTAAATACCTTAGAGCACATTCCCTACTTCAGTGTGAGTGAAATCAGCAGTGATTAAGCTGCCAGTTTCCCTAAAATACAGAAGCCTAGCTGGGGTGGTCCCGCTCCTTTTCCATTCAGCTCAGATGGCCAAAAACCCTCTGCCActcagagcagagcaggggcGAAGTCCTTGATGGAACAGGGAGTATTTCTTTCTTTGCTCCCTTTATAAATCCCCACCACTCCAGTCCCGGGTCATGAGCAGCATTCCTGTCTGGGAACTCAACCTTGCAGAATCTGGCGTTGTTAACTAGCTGGAAGGGTCACTGAATTCCCTCTTGCCACCTAGATGAGGGTACAGTCTGCTTGGACCTTGTCTCAGTCAGACCACTAGCAGCTTGCGCATTCTGGCTCGGGGTacaccagccactgcaggaaGAGCAGCGTATTAAATACGGGCCTAGGATTGTCAGCTGAACACAATAAGATTCCCTGCCAGCGACAACAGACGCTGCTTTTGGCTTCAAAGCTAGGCTTGGTGGGGAGCTAAATTCTGCAGCTATGGCAGCTGCTTATGTCAGTCCAAGTGGGCCAGCAGCCATCTATGGCTATGTTCACTTAGGGCAGTGTAATGGAGGAGGGGGGCTTGCTGCTGGCTGTGTTGTGTCTCACTGCTTGCTGCATACTCAGCATAAGCTGCAGTTCTATTGGGTGAGGTGAGTCTCTACCCTCCCCAGCCAAGCTAGTAGGGAACAGTGCTAAGCTCACCTCAGTCGTGCCCCATTGGCTTGGCAGAAAGCCCGTCACCCATTTGTCTGTAGTGTGGTAGCATGGTAGCACCCCAGTTGGTGAGCAGGGCTGTGTTGGCCCTGTACACATAGgacagtcccagccccacagTGTTCACTAGCTAGGCTTTTGGACAGGCTCAGGTGGTAGCTTTCGCTTTAAAATCTACCCAACATGCTGATCCCCTACCACATGGACAGTGAATTGCTTCGTGAATTTCCCCCTCCAGTGACTGGTAGCACTGGCGTGCACGTTAGTGACTAAATGCTGCGGTGTTGATCACTGGGTCGGTGCAGGCGAGGATGGAGATGGTTAGTTATGTTATAGGGTGAGACCAAGAAAACACCTCGTGGGCGTTGCACCCAGCTTTGTCCCACCATGTGCAGCTGATGTGAGGAACATCAGTCATTTCTTCAGCCCAAACACTTGAATCCTCATCCATTTGAGGCTATTTGAACATGCTGCGACTGTTTGAGCCCAGTTTGGGGTCTAGGCAATGTCCCAAGAGCACAGAGTCTGCACTGTGGTTGTTGCTAGACAAAAGGGTGCCGCCCCATTGCCCTGCAACCAGTGCAAAGTGATGTAAAATGCTGCCAGCTCAGCATACTTACAGGTTATGGTCACTTTGATGGACGTGGAGACTCAGGCCAGAGGCAATaggggactggcagaggggtgcaTGTGTCCGTCCTAGAAGTGacaaagaaatggaaagagaagTCCAGGTCAGACTGGTCTCACAAAGGCTGATAAATGTGTCTAGCCGAgcatgtgtgagaaagagagagccgCGCAGGCCTGTTTGTTAGCACATAAATTCACTCCCTGCCTCTGTGACCCTAATCATGGCAGGGTCCATCTCTCAGTCCTGTGACTTGCATATAATCCCTTTGCAAATGTCAGCAAAGGTGACTTTGTGGCTTTTTAAAGAGCTGTTTTATAGACGCTTGGCTGAGTTGCACCAAGGTCCTTCCCCAGCTTGGCTGCCCTCACTCCATAAAGATACAAGTAAAACATGCATCTTCTGCCACCCCAGGAAGCACTGATGCTGCCTTTTATGGTGAACAGTAGCAAACAGAGAGACCTCCCCGGTATGTCATGCAGTCTAGGCTCTTGCATGTGTCCACAAGCATTACGGTGATTTTCCAGCATGATAGCCGTGCATTCGAACTACAATGCGCGTTCAGATCATGGTGATGAGCTATGTCTCTGCTTCATCCCCCTCATCCGATCGATCCTGCCGCCTCAGCTGTTACTGGGGAAAATGGTGATTTAGTAGCACCAAGAGTTGCATTAGTTGGTGATGGATTGTTTCCGAGACTGTTTGTAAGCACGGtagcgtgaccagacagcaaatgtgaaaaatcaggacagggggtggggggtaataggtgcctatataagaaaaagaccccaaaatcgggactgtccctataaaatcgggacatctggtcaccctatgcagtaCAAATATAGCATGCAGGGGCCCTGATGTAATATTACAGCTTTGTTATGGCCCGGTCACACACTGAATCAATTGAATAGCTTGGGCTGGAAGACCTCTTAGCTTCTAGTTCTGGTGTTAGCTACtgtttctctgtgcctccttGCTTATCTGAACGGCAGCTCTGTGGGTTGACAGTGGTATTTGTTTGGAACTCCTGGTGCGAGAACGGGAACCTCATTTACTCTATCCCTTTCTCATCTGCTCCCCCCCCTTCCAAATTCCACAGTAGATTCTCCCCCAATCCCACCGTAGGGATGGAAAATCACTGGCGTTGACATCATGCTAATGCAGGGGGGGGCTCTGCCTAGGGCCTACGTGAGAGCAGTCCCGTCCTGCTGGCTCTTTGTGAGCTCTTGGGTTATCGAGAGAGTAGCTGATATGTCAGAGTGGTTCTGTCTCTTCTCACTCACCCCCTCCACTGGATGAACAGATACAGGAATAGTCAAGCCACTCGGAGGAAACCCTTTGAGGGATGCAGGACGTCACGTATTTACTGTGagtgggcagaggaggaggaaaactaaATGGGACAGAGAGAAAGAGTGAAGGTAAAGCACagctggaaagaaaagaaaagaaaactgcagAAATTGCTACCAATGGGCTGTCAAGCCAGGTCTCTTCCCTTGGACAATAGCTAATTCTATGAGCTTCAAAAAGTTGCTCATAATTTTTCACTGCTTTACaatgggcaggaggggaggaacATGGCCTGATCCCACTGATAATCAATTTATGACCTGTTGCAGGGGGATAGTGAGACTTTTTAGTATGGCTACTCTCACTTCAGCAGCTAGTCGTCTTagtacccttttaaaaaaatcttatatgCTTTTTGTCTCAGTAATATCATGtgtcagtgagttccacaggttaatcatACCACATCAAGTTTAAACTGCTCATCCTCACTTTCATGCTCTTACATAATTCTTCTGTGTCCAACATCTCAGATCTACTCAACTTATTGTAAGCTCTCCTTCCGGCCCTTCTCTGGTCTATCAACAAAGGCAGGCTTAACACCTGCTTAGTCTCCTTCCACTCTTGTCCCCATGACTTTTTCCATGCTCCttctgttacccggggttctttcaacccaaagctcttggtaactttactctgtgtgaggaggtgtcaggaaataaatcaggggagacacggccgtccgaccgatagatggctggcacaaacaggacaacacaagagtgctttcacttaaagctaaactttactagtctcaagcacttacacacgtctgcaacaggttagtaaaacatccccaacccttgataattaccaaagctgagtgtggctctcgagtgacacagcagcaggcttcCGGTGGTCAAATCTTCTGTCTGCCGGTGGGGactgcaagatgtatccagagggagagtccaaaagagtccccaaacgagtccagctatctcaagctttttccccttatttatacattagtaatagaatgacatgtcccttaaagaaaccttgttaagtaagcagtttcaagcaagaggttccctCTGactattgattaaccaggtgtgggctttccagagtctgcagctctgagaccccaataaacattcctgctctttttaaaatggatgtatcagcaacttcaacacaattcttatcaggaaggacgtggggtcaagctgccctttccgtggcacccaaaaccctctcccctcctgccttggtcaagccgAGATTGCTGAATGATCAATTTACAGCTTcctgactaggttgctttttaacaataagccatagtggttttaggcactttactggtttgccaaagtctccccgtacacCTCTGTAAATGAAATGACCTCCTAGTCCCAGTTCATGAAGCCACCACACTCTTTttcttcattcaaatccctcctaaagATTGACTTTTTTGTGATATCTACCAGATGCACattcatagatttaaaaaatccttaacaTGGTTCCTCCTGTGGTTTTCCAGCACATTCTTTGTAGGTCTgttttagattggaagctcttcagagcagagactgtCCATCTGTGTGTCTTGTCTGGGATGGAACACATTATTAGTGTTTGTTTAATAATAAGGTATTCTGGTTTATTATCTATTTTGAattcattgttttttaaatcGTAATAGCCATCTGTTATTGAAGCACGACTTAGTACATGGGCAGACCTGCTTAGCCTTCTCCCTGCTATTCATTATATTATTGCTGTCTCAGTTAGACCTAGGATGCTTCACTTCCTGCATAGAACGACTTGGGCAGTAGTCCCCTGTGCTCTTAAACAATTCCATCCCTGAGGTGGTCCCCTTTAATTGGTAGATGAGATGATTCCTGTGTGCAGCTGTGCAGCTCCTCCAGTGATAGCTAACCAGACAGATTACAGATGCTGTctgtaggtatgtctacacttcaagttgtgtaatttccagctcagggaaACAGATTCGTGCTAACTCTGATCGAGCTAGTGCATTCAAAATTAGTGTGAGGGGCTAGAGGCCCCAAAATCTGTTCGCGACGCTAGGTAAGTACTCAGGTGGCTGCCGCTACAGCTACACTATATTTAGTACGTTAGCTcatcagagctagtgcagggaTAGCTCCTGGGGCTGGAAATGATACCTCCAACTTGAAGTTTAGATACATGACAGAGTGCTGTTAAGAGCTTTGGGTTTCGTTTGGAACGAAAGGCCCTGGTGAGATACACACTATTATCCTTATAACTCTGTATAGTGGCTTAGTCTTCTCCTTCCCAAAGAAAAAGCCCTGGTCTGCAAAGAAAATGGCCACAGGTGCTGTGAACATCAGTGGCAGGCCAAAGCAGAAATGGCTCCAAACCCCTGGATTCACTAAGCTAGAGATTTATATATACAAACACAGAGAGAAGGGAGCAGCCTGTCTTTTGAGGGCACAGCAGGTGACAGCCATCTGGGGTACAATTCGGAATCACCTTTTCACTCAGCCCCATTTGCTTTGCATTTAGCCTCTGCACAAGGTGCTATGGATTCTAGTGGCTTTTTAGGCTACCATCAGCCGTGTCCCGAGCTATTAGTGCACAGCGTTCCTGCTGTCAGACTGAACTATACGTGCTGGGATTTGGACAAAAAGCCACTGGCTTGAGACGACTCAACATATTCTACTTGCAATGTAACAGAAAATGGAAACTAGGCCTTTGTGTATTAACCTACTGAACCCTGAGTTCCCAGTGGTAGTCCCTTTTGTGGCATGGCTGTGATCTCTTTAGAGCACTAAGACTTCAAATCACAGTTCCCAGCAGCTGGGGTAGAGAGTAAGATATCAATGGAAGCAAGTCAAAAACAAAAtgacatccctcccctccccccccccccttgctggtATCCATCCCGGTTGGCAGTGGTTGGTAGTCCCTGCTACTTGAGGGCATGACTTGGTTTCTGGCTTTGGTGTGTTacagctggggggaagggaggctggatTTCCTGGAGAAACTGTGCTGTGATTTGTAGGCCTGTGTCACACTCATTCTCCTTTATTTATCCCCAGGGAGAGGGAGATGGTCCTATCCCACTGACTAGATCTGCATTCGGAAAGACGTCATGACTAAATCCACATGGCATGACTGCCAGACTGAACTCTGATTTAACAGCAGCACATCCATTTTCAAATCAGCAGTTTGTCCTTACAGGGGAGGTTTAAGCAGCACGGGGAGGGTGCATACATATGATGGGGAACAGGAGGGTCTTGGACAGCCTGTTTTATAGGAGAACTTGCTTCAATTTTCACAACCTCTTATCTAACTCTGTATAGTGCTGTAGCAATATTATTAGTGTGAGCTATGCACAAGTGTGAGGAGTCCAGTAAAGGCAACAAAAGCAGGCTGCTTTCTCTCCTGGCACAATATATGTAACAACCAGGATATCATGGAGGCCCCGGAGGAGCTCCACAGATAAAGGTTGTGTAGAGATTTCTGTTTAAAGCAGGACTAAAGTCCATCTGTTTTGAATTTCAGCTTAGGTGCTGATGCACAGTTACTCTGTTCCTGCGggcacagagggcagggcaggaatggGGGTAGGGAAGGAGAAAAGGGGCTTTGAGTGAGGTTTGTTCTTCCTGTGTTGTGGGGTAGCCAATGGCCTGCCTGCTCTCCAATGCAACCTAGAGCAGCCACAAGGCTGCTCTTACGTATGTGCTGCTTCCCCTGGAAGCAGTGAATAGCTGGAGTGTGGTGGATTCTGGCCACCTCTCCGCCTGGCTCTGCCTTGCACAAAAAGCCAGTGGCTTGAGACCACTCAATATGTTCCACTTGCAATGTAACAGAAAGGGGAAACCAGGCCTCTGTGTATTAACCTACTGCACCCCGAGTCCTTGATGGTCCCTTCTGTGGCACTG
Coding sequences within it:
- the MB gene encoding myoglobin, whose protein sequence is MGLSDDEWHHVLGIWAKVEPDLSAHGQEVIIRLFQVHPETQERFAKFKNLKTIDELKSSEEVKKHGTTVLTALGRILKLKNNHEPELKPLAESHATKHKIPVKYLEFICEIIVKVIAEKHPSDFGADSQAAMRKALELFRNDMASKYKEFGFQG